One part of the Solanum dulcamara chromosome 8, daSolDulc1.2, whole genome shotgun sequence genome encodes these proteins:
- the LOC129898868 gene encoding ISWI chromatin-remodeling complex ATPase CHR11 isoform X1: MGKQSRDRSSSEESLSDSSEEEQVQGQVNEEEDEEELEAVARAAEDSDEEEDDDAPIDGADLEDEDNEEEVAVNEISKREKARLKEMQRIKKQKIQEMLDSQNAAIEADMNDKGQGRLKYLLQQTELFAHFAKGEQSTAPKKTKGRGRHASKVTEEEEDEEYLKDEEDELSGNTRLMAQPSCIQGKMRDYQLAGLNWLIRLYENGINGILADEMGLGKTLQTISLMGYLHEFRGITGPHMVVAPKSTLGNWMNEIKRFCPVLRAVKFLGNPDERRYIREELLVAGKFDVCVTSFEMVIKEKSALRRFSWRYIIIDEAHRIKNENSLLSKTMRLYNTNYRLLITGTPLQNNLHELWALLNFLLPEIFSSAETFDEWFQISGESDQQEVVQQLHKVLRPFLLRRLKSDVEKGLPPKKETILKVGMSQMQKQYYKALLQKDLEVVNSGGERKRLLNIAMQLRKCCNHPYLFQGAEPGPPYTTGEHLVENAGKMVLLDKLLPKLKERGSRVLIFSQMTRLLDILEDYLLFRGHQYCRIDGNTGGEDRDASIEAFNKPGSEKFAFLLSTRAGGLGINLATADIVILYDSDWNPQVDLQAQDRAHRIGQKKEVQVFRFCTEYTIEEKVIERAYKKLALDALVIQQGRLAEQKTVNKDELLQMVRFGAEMVFSAKDSTITDEDIDRIIAKGEEATAELDAKMKKFTEDAIKFKMDDTAELYDFDDEKEENKVDFKKIVSDNWIEPPKRERKRNYSESEYFKQTMRQSGPARPKEPRIPRMPQLHDFQFFNTQRLSELYEKEVRFLMQTHQKNQVKDTIEVEEPEDAGEPLTAEEQEEKEQLLEEGFSMWSRRDFNTFIRACEKYGRNDLKSIAAEMEGKIEEEVERYAHVFKERYKELNDYDRIIKNIERGEARISRRDEIMKAIGKKLDRYKNPWLELKIQYGQNKGKLYNEECDRFMICMVHKLGYGNWDELKTAFRTSTLFKFDWFVKSRTTQELARRCDALIRLIERENQEYDERERQARKEKKLAKNTTPSKRTLARQAAESPSGLKKRKQLSMDDYVSSGKRRK, translated from the exons ATGGGTAAACAGTCGAGAGACAGATCATCTTCGGAGGAGTCTCTATCAGATAGTTCCGAGGAGGAACAAGTACAAGGTCAGGTCAATGAAGAGGAAGACGAAGAGGAGCTTGAGGCTGTCGCCAGGGCCGCTGAGGACTCTGACGAAGAGGAAGACGATGATGCTCCTATCGATGGAGCGGACCTAGAAGATGAGGATAATGAG GAAGAGGTTGCAGTCAATGAAATCTCAAAGCGTGAAAAGGCCAGGTTGAAAGAGATGCAGAGGATCAAGAAGCAGAAAATACAAGAAATGTTGGATTCACAGAATGCTGCCATTGAGGCTGACATG AATGACAAAGGACAGGGGCGATTGAAGTATCTCTTGCAGCAAACTGAGTTATTTGCGCATTTTGCCAAGGGTGAGCAGTCCACCGCTCCAAAGAAGACAAAAGGAAG GGGCCGTCATGCATCAAAGGTAACtgaagaggaagaagatgaagagtatctcaaagatgaagaagatgaactttcTGGGAATACACGACTTATGGCACAACCCTCCT GTATTCAAGGGAAGATGAGGGATTATCAACTTGCTGGTTTGAACTGGCTGATTCGACTGTATGAGAATGGAATAAATGGAATACTTGCTGATGAAATG GGTCTTGGTAAGACGTTGCAAACCATCTCCTTGATGGGCTACCTACATGAATTTCGAGGAATAACTGGTCCTCACATGGTTGTTGCTCCAAAATCCACGCTTGGCAATTGGATGAACGAAATCAAACGTTTCTGTCCTGTTTTACGTGCTGTTAAGTTCCTTGGAAATCCTGATGAAAGG AGATACATACGTGAGGAACTACTTGTTGCAGGGAAGTTTGATGTGTGTGTCACAAGCTTTGAGATGGTTATCAAAGAGAAGTCTGCTTTACGACGCTTTAGTTGGCGTTACATCATAATTGATGAGGCACATagaatcaagaatgaaaattcTCTTCTTTCAAAAACAATGAGGCTCTACAACACTAATTATAGATTACTTATCACGGGGACACCGCTTCAG AATAATCTTCATGAACTCTGGGCACTACTGAACTTTCTGCTGCCTGAGATCTTTAGCTCAGCTGAGACTTTTGATGAGTGGTTCCAGATTTCTGGTGAGTCTGACCAGCAGGAGGTGGTCCAACAGCTTCATAAG GTCCTGCGTCCATTCCTTCTTAGGAGGCTGAAGTCTGATGTGGAGAAAGGTCTGCCTCCCAAAAAAGAAACAATTCTTAAGGTCGGTATGTCACAGATGCAGAAGCAGTACTACAAGGCTCTGCTGCAGAAAGATCTTGAAGTTGTCAATTCTGGAGGGGAGCGCAAGCGTCTTCTCAATATAGCAATGCAGCTACGAAAATGCTGTAACCATCCGTATCTTTTCCAAGGTGCTGAGCCAGGACCTCCATATACAACAGGAGAGCATCTTGTAGAAAATGCTG GGAAAATGGTTCTTCTAGACAAGTTGCTTCCTAAATTAAAGGAACGTGGCTCAAGGGTTTTAATATTTTCACAG ATGACCAGGCTATTGGACATCCTTGAAGACTACTTGTTGTTCCGAGGTCACCAGTATTGCCGGATTGATGGAAATACTGGTGGTGAGGATCGTGATGCTTCTATTGAGGCTTTTAACAAACCAGGGAGTGAAAAATTTGCCTTCTTGTTGTCAACCAGAGCTGGTGGTCTTGGTATCAATCTTGCTACAGCAGATATTGTTATTCTTTATGATAGTGACTG GAATCCACAGGTTGATTTGCAGGCTCAGGACCGGGCCCATAGAATTGGTCAGAAGAAGGAAGTCCAAGTATTCCGCTTCTGCACTGAG TATACCATTGAGGAAAAGGTGATTGAAAGGGCTTACAAAAAGCTTGCACTTGATGCATTGGTTATCCAGCAGGGGCGGCTAGCTGAGCAAAAAA CTGTTAACAAGGATGAGCTGCTGCAAATGGTGCGGTTTGGTGCTGAAATGGTTTTCAGTGCTAAAGATAGCACTATTACTGATGAGGATATAGATAGAATAATAGCTAAAGGAGAAGAGGCAACAGCTGAACTTGATGCCAAGATGAAGAAGTTTACAGAAGATGCTATCAAGTTTAAGATGGACGACA CTGCTGAATTGTATGACTTTGATGATGAGAAG GAAGAAAACAAGGTGGATTTCAAGAAAATTGTCAGCGACAATTGGATAGAACCtccaaaaagagagagaaagcgCAA TTATTCAGAGTCTGAATACTTCAAGCAAACCATGCGCCAAAGTGGCCCTGCAAGACCTAAAGAGCCTCGGATTCCTCGGATGCCGCAGCT GCACGACTTTCAGTTCTTCAATACACAGAGACTGAGTGAGTTGTATGAGAAGGAAGTGCGCTTTCTTATG CAGACACACCAGAAGAATCAGGTTAAAGATACTATAGAGGTCGAAGAACCTGaag ATGCAGGAGAGCCTTTAACGGCTGAAGAGCAGGAAGAAAAGGAGCAACTGTTGGAAGAG GGATTTTCAATGTGGAGTAGAAGAGACTTCAATACTTTTATCAGGGCTTGTGAGAAGTATGGTCGCAATGACTTAAAAAGTATTGCTGCAGAAATGGAGGGGAAAATAGAGGAGGAGGTTGAAAGATATGCACATGTTTTCAAAGAAAGATACAAAGAACTAAATG ATTATGATAGGATTATTAAGAACATTGAAAGAGGAGAGGCTAGAATTTCGCGGAGGGATGAGATTATGAAAGCAATTGGTAAGAAGCTGGATCGATACAAAAATCCATGGTTGGAATTGAAGATCCAGTATGGTCAGAACAAAGGAAAGTTGTATAATGAGGAGTGCGATCGTTTCATG ATATGTATGGTTCATAAGCTTGGCTATGGAAATTGGGATGAGCTGAAGACTGCATTTCGCACATCCACCTTGTTCAAATTTGATTGGTTTGTGAAGTCTCGTACCACTCAAGAACTTGCCAGAAGATGTGATGCACTTATTCGGTTGATTGAGAGGGAAAATCAAGAATATGATGAGAGGGAGAGGCAGGCACGCAAAGAAAAGAAGCTTGCGAAG AACACTACCCCATCAAAGCGCACTTTGGCGAGACAGGCAGCTGAAAGCCCTTCTGGTCTGAAGAAACGGAAGCAATTGTCAATGGATGACTATGTCAGCTCA GGAAAGAGGAGAAAATGA
- the LOC129898868 gene encoding ISWI chromatin-remodeling complex ATPase CHR11 isoform X2, which translates to MGKQSRDRSSSEESLSDSSEEEQVQGQVNEEEDEEELEAVARAAEDSDEEEDDDAPIDGADLEDEDNEEEVAVNEISKREKARLKEMQRIKKQKIQEMLDSQNAAIEADMNDKGQGRLKYLLQQTELFAHFAKGEQSTAPKKTKGRGRHASKVTEEEEDEEYLKDEEDELSGNTRLMAQPSCIQGKMRDYQLAGLNWLIRLYENGINGILADEMGLGKTLQTISLMGYLHEFRGITGPHMVVAPKSTLGNWMNEIKRFCPVLRAVKFLGNPDERRYIREELLVAGKFDVCVTSFEMVIKEKSALRRFSWRYIIIDEAHRIKNENSLLSKTMRLYNTNYRLLITGTPLQNNLHELWALLNFLLPEIFSSAETFDEWFQISGESDQQEVVQQLHKVLRPFLLRRLKSDVEKGLPPKKETILKVGMSQMQKQYYKALLQKDLEVVNSGGERKRLLNIAMQLRKCCNHPYLFQGAEPGPPYTTGEHLVENAGKMVLLDKLLPKLKERGSRVLIFSQMTRLLDILEDYLLFRGHQYCRIDGNTGGEDRDASIEAFNKPGSEKFAFLLSTRAGGLGINLATADIVILYDSDWNPQVDLQAQDRAHRIGQKKEVQVFRFCTEYTIEEKVIERAYKKLALDALVIQQGRLAEQKTVNKDELLQMVRFGAEMVFSAKDSTITDEDIDRIIAKGEEATAELDAKMKKFTEDAIKFKMDDTAELYDFDDEKEENKVDFKKIVSDNWIEPPKRERKRNYSESEYFKQTMRQSGPARPKEPRIPRMPQLHDFQFFNTQRLSELYEKEVRFLMTHQKNQVKDTIEVEEPEDAGEPLTAEEQEEKEQLLEEGFSMWSRRDFNTFIRACEKYGRNDLKSIAAEMEGKIEEEVERYAHVFKERYKELNDYDRIIKNIERGEARISRRDEIMKAIGKKLDRYKNPWLELKIQYGQNKGKLYNEECDRFMICMVHKLGYGNWDELKTAFRTSTLFKFDWFVKSRTTQELARRCDALIRLIERENQEYDERERQARKEKKLAKNTTPSKRTLARQAAESPSGLKKRKQLSMDDYVSSGKRRK; encoded by the exons ATGGGTAAACAGTCGAGAGACAGATCATCTTCGGAGGAGTCTCTATCAGATAGTTCCGAGGAGGAACAAGTACAAGGTCAGGTCAATGAAGAGGAAGACGAAGAGGAGCTTGAGGCTGTCGCCAGGGCCGCTGAGGACTCTGACGAAGAGGAAGACGATGATGCTCCTATCGATGGAGCGGACCTAGAAGATGAGGATAATGAG GAAGAGGTTGCAGTCAATGAAATCTCAAAGCGTGAAAAGGCCAGGTTGAAAGAGATGCAGAGGATCAAGAAGCAGAAAATACAAGAAATGTTGGATTCACAGAATGCTGCCATTGAGGCTGACATG AATGACAAAGGACAGGGGCGATTGAAGTATCTCTTGCAGCAAACTGAGTTATTTGCGCATTTTGCCAAGGGTGAGCAGTCCACCGCTCCAAAGAAGACAAAAGGAAG GGGCCGTCATGCATCAAAGGTAACtgaagaggaagaagatgaagagtatctcaaagatgaagaagatgaactttcTGGGAATACACGACTTATGGCACAACCCTCCT GTATTCAAGGGAAGATGAGGGATTATCAACTTGCTGGTTTGAACTGGCTGATTCGACTGTATGAGAATGGAATAAATGGAATACTTGCTGATGAAATG GGTCTTGGTAAGACGTTGCAAACCATCTCCTTGATGGGCTACCTACATGAATTTCGAGGAATAACTGGTCCTCACATGGTTGTTGCTCCAAAATCCACGCTTGGCAATTGGATGAACGAAATCAAACGTTTCTGTCCTGTTTTACGTGCTGTTAAGTTCCTTGGAAATCCTGATGAAAGG AGATACATACGTGAGGAACTACTTGTTGCAGGGAAGTTTGATGTGTGTGTCACAAGCTTTGAGATGGTTATCAAAGAGAAGTCTGCTTTACGACGCTTTAGTTGGCGTTACATCATAATTGATGAGGCACATagaatcaagaatgaaaattcTCTTCTTTCAAAAACAATGAGGCTCTACAACACTAATTATAGATTACTTATCACGGGGACACCGCTTCAG AATAATCTTCATGAACTCTGGGCACTACTGAACTTTCTGCTGCCTGAGATCTTTAGCTCAGCTGAGACTTTTGATGAGTGGTTCCAGATTTCTGGTGAGTCTGACCAGCAGGAGGTGGTCCAACAGCTTCATAAG GTCCTGCGTCCATTCCTTCTTAGGAGGCTGAAGTCTGATGTGGAGAAAGGTCTGCCTCCCAAAAAAGAAACAATTCTTAAGGTCGGTATGTCACAGATGCAGAAGCAGTACTACAAGGCTCTGCTGCAGAAAGATCTTGAAGTTGTCAATTCTGGAGGGGAGCGCAAGCGTCTTCTCAATATAGCAATGCAGCTACGAAAATGCTGTAACCATCCGTATCTTTTCCAAGGTGCTGAGCCAGGACCTCCATATACAACAGGAGAGCATCTTGTAGAAAATGCTG GGAAAATGGTTCTTCTAGACAAGTTGCTTCCTAAATTAAAGGAACGTGGCTCAAGGGTTTTAATATTTTCACAG ATGACCAGGCTATTGGACATCCTTGAAGACTACTTGTTGTTCCGAGGTCACCAGTATTGCCGGATTGATGGAAATACTGGTGGTGAGGATCGTGATGCTTCTATTGAGGCTTTTAACAAACCAGGGAGTGAAAAATTTGCCTTCTTGTTGTCAACCAGAGCTGGTGGTCTTGGTATCAATCTTGCTACAGCAGATATTGTTATTCTTTATGATAGTGACTG GAATCCACAGGTTGATTTGCAGGCTCAGGACCGGGCCCATAGAATTGGTCAGAAGAAGGAAGTCCAAGTATTCCGCTTCTGCACTGAG TATACCATTGAGGAAAAGGTGATTGAAAGGGCTTACAAAAAGCTTGCACTTGATGCATTGGTTATCCAGCAGGGGCGGCTAGCTGAGCAAAAAA CTGTTAACAAGGATGAGCTGCTGCAAATGGTGCGGTTTGGTGCTGAAATGGTTTTCAGTGCTAAAGATAGCACTATTACTGATGAGGATATAGATAGAATAATAGCTAAAGGAGAAGAGGCAACAGCTGAACTTGATGCCAAGATGAAGAAGTTTACAGAAGATGCTATCAAGTTTAAGATGGACGACA CTGCTGAATTGTATGACTTTGATGATGAGAAG GAAGAAAACAAGGTGGATTTCAAGAAAATTGTCAGCGACAATTGGATAGAACCtccaaaaagagagagaaagcgCAA TTATTCAGAGTCTGAATACTTCAAGCAAACCATGCGCCAAAGTGGCCCTGCAAGACCTAAAGAGCCTCGGATTCCTCGGATGCCGCAGCT GCACGACTTTCAGTTCTTCAATACACAGAGACTGAGTGAGTTGTATGAGAAGGAAGTGCGCTTTCTTATG ACACACCAGAAGAATCAGGTTAAAGATACTATAGAGGTCGAAGAACCTGaag ATGCAGGAGAGCCTTTAACGGCTGAAGAGCAGGAAGAAAAGGAGCAACTGTTGGAAGAG GGATTTTCAATGTGGAGTAGAAGAGACTTCAATACTTTTATCAGGGCTTGTGAGAAGTATGGTCGCAATGACTTAAAAAGTATTGCTGCAGAAATGGAGGGGAAAATAGAGGAGGAGGTTGAAAGATATGCACATGTTTTCAAAGAAAGATACAAAGAACTAAATG ATTATGATAGGATTATTAAGAACATTGAAAGAGGAGAGGCTAGAATTTCGCGGAGGGATGAGATTATGAAAGCAATTGGTAAGAAGCTGGATCGATACAAAAATCCATGGTTGGAATTGAAGATCCAGTATGGTCAGAACAAAGGAAAGTTGTATAATGAGGAGTGCGATCGTTTCATG ATATGTATGGTTCATAAGCTTGGCTATGGAAATTGGGATGAGCTGAAGACTGCATTTCGCACATCCACCTTGTTCAAATTTGATTGGTTTGTGAAGTCTCGTACCACTCAAGAACTTGCCAGAAGATGTGATGCACTTATTCGGTTGATTGAGAGGGAAAATCAAGAATATGATGAGAGGGAGAGGCAGGCACGCAAAGAAAAGAAGCTTGCGAAG AACACTACCCCATCAAAGCGCACTTTGGCGAGACAGGCAGCTGAAAGCCCTTCTGGTCTGAAGAAACGGAAGCAATTGTCAATGGATGACTATGTCAGCTCA GGAAAGAGGAGAAAATGA
- the LOC129900425 gene encoding monothiol glutaredoxin-S7-like, whose amino-acid sequence MERVSKMVSEKPVVIFSKTACCMSYSIKSFFSDLGVNTAVYELDEMNRAGREIEAALSTLGCNPTVPAVFIGGQMVGGESEVMSLHLQGALKPKLKNVGALWV is encoded by the coding sequence ATGGAGAGAGTAAGCAAAATGGTAAGTGAAAAGCCAGTTGTGATATTTAGCAAGACTGCTTGCTGCATGAGCTACTCAATTAAGTCTTTCTTCTCCGACCTCGGCGTTAACACTGCCGTTTACGAGCTCGATGAGATGAACAGAGCTGGCCGTGAGATTGAAGCCGCGCTTTCGACTCTCGGCTGCAATCCGACGGTTCCGGCGGTGTTCATCGGCGGACAAATGGTCGGTGGGGAAAGTGAGGTCATGAGTCTTCATCTACAAGGGGCCTTAAAGCCTAAACTCAAAAACGTTGGTGCTTTATGggtttaa
- the LOC129899496 gene encoding uncharacterized protein LOC129899496 yields the protein MDSRLKGIVTAVARKSCPICLCRLHYRSAAVIIPCMHAYCIVCIRRWSDLNRKCPLCNADFDSWFSRISSSSRTFQKEKLSARSETKKLNSGFVSSRPRDRLADRRVIRSRREELNTFGSRTRPFPRRRSFDQIGALNPDDITRRIILWRSSIYEERLQAVPFSSKNCLMQHMDNRSTKEKMLQRIEPWIRRELQAILGDPDPSIIVHVATSLFISENTHSTQQCAGGDFLAPLRPFLHECTEMFWHELRCFAESPLSMQTYDTVVEYNSLD from the exons ATGGACTCCAGATTAAAGGGAATTGTCACTGCCGTTGCCCGGAAATCATGCCCGATATGCCTCTGCCGGTTACACTATCGGAGCGCGGCGGTAATTATCCCATGTATGCACGCCTATTGCATCGTTTGCATCCGCAGATGGAGCGATCTGAACAGAAAATGCCCTCTCTGCAACGCCGACTTTGATTCATGGTTTTCCAGAATCAGCTCCTCATCCCGGACCTTCCAGAAAGAAAAATTATCAGCTCGTAGCGAGACTAAGAAGTTAAACTCAGGTTTTGTCTCCTCTAGGCCTAGAGATCGATTGGCGGACCGAAG AGTGATTAGGAGTAGGAGAGAAGAGTTGAATACTTTTGGCTCCAGAACGAGGCCGTTTCCAAGACGGCGATCGTTTGATCAGATTGGAGCTTTAAATCCAGATGATATTACCAGGAGAATCATTCTCTGGCGTTCTAG CATATATGAAGAGAGATTGCAGGCTGTTCctttttcatctaaaaattgtCTTATGCAG CACATGGATAATAGGAGTACCAAAGAAAAGATGTTACAGAGAATAGAGCCTTGGATAAGAAGGGAGCTGCAAGCTATACTGGGGGATCCAGATCCATCCATTATTGTCCATGTTGCTACCTCACTTTTTATCTCCGAAAATACACATTCAACACAGCAGTGCGCAGGAGGTGATTTTCTTGCTCCACTGCGGCCCTTCTTGCATGAATGTACAGAAATGTTTTGGCATGAACTAAG GTGCTTTGCCGAGAGTCCTTTGTCTATGCAAACATATGATACTGTGGTGGAGTACAATTCGTTGGACTAA